Proteins encoded in a region of the Mixophyes fleayi isolate aMixFle1 chromosome 5, aMixFle1.hap1, whole genome shotgun sequence genome:
- the PTP4A3 gene encoding protein tyrosine phosphatase type IVA 3, translated as MARINRPAPVEVCYKNMRFLITHNPTNATMNTFIEDLKKYGATTVVRVCEVTYDKTPLEKDGITVMDWPFDDGAPPPNKIVDDWLNLLKAKFCEDPGCCVAVHCVAGLGRAPVLVALALIESGMKYEDAIQFIRQKRRGAINSKQLTYLEKYRPKQRLRFKDPHNHKNKCCIM; from the exons ATGGCTCGGATAAATCGCCCAGCTCCGGTGGAAGTTTGCTATAAAAACATGCGGTTCTTGATCACCCATAACCCCACCAACGCTACGATGAATACCTTCATCGAG GATCTGAAGAAGTACGGAGCCACCACGGTGGTAAGAGTGTGTGAAGTCACCTACGATAAGACTCCTCTGGAGAAGGATGGCATCACCGTCATG GATTGGCCGTTTGATGATGGAGCCCCACCTCCCAACAAAATTGTAGACGATTGGTTAAATTTGCTGAAGGCCAAATTTTGCGAAGACCCTGGTTGCTGTGTGGCCGTACACTGCGTGGCTGGTCTAGGCAG AGCTCCGGTCCTAGTCGCCCTGGCTCTTATTGAGAGTGGGATGAAATATGAAGATGCCATTCAGTTTATACGACA AAAGCGCAGGGGCGCCATCAACAGCAAGCAACTGACCTACTTGGAGAAATACCGGCCAAAGCAGCGGCTCCGATTCAAAGACCCTCATAATCACAAGAACAAGTGCTGCATCATGTAA